CAGGGACCCGCCGCCCTGGCACTGGGAGCCTACGCCTATCTGGACAAGGACAACGACCCGAAGCTCCAGGATGTGGAGCTGAATGCGGCCATCAGCCCCCTGCTGCTTACCATGGGAAAGCAAGGCATTGCCTCCGTCAGGCAGGGAGTCATGGACCGCATGCCGGAGACTCCGTCGCCGCGGGTCCGTCTCGCGTTCATCCGGGCCGTCTCCTTGGACCCCAGGCCCGAAGACGTCCTCATCGCCCGAAAACACTTCGCGGCCCTCATCGAGGATGGGGCTCCGGAAGCGCTCGCCGCCTTGGAGCTGTTAGGAAACACGCCGGGAGGCTTGGCACCGGGTGAGCCTCTGCCCAATCTACCTGCTTGGGTCTCGCGGCAAACGGGTGCCAAGGTGATCCATCATCTGCTCGCGCTCCATCCGCAAATCGCGGAGAACCCCGCGGGACAGGAGGCCGTGTTTGCAAGTGCCATCGATCGCTTTGCGCCCCTCGATCCTGCCGCCACCGCAAACTGGCTCAGCCTCCATAACCGTCCCGAGGACGCTCTGAAAATCCTTGAGGAACCCGCGAAGGAACGTTCCGACGCCTACGTCGCCCGCATCCGCGCACTCCTGCGGCTGAAGCGAAACGAGGAACTGGATGAAGCGCTCAAGAATCCACCGGCAACCGCCGATATGGTAGAGGTCCGAATCGTGCGGGCCATCTTGGCAGGAAACCGGGGCGACAAGGCCACGGCTTCCAAGGAATGGACCGAAGCTCTGAACCAAGCCTCCTACGACAATCGGCGCAATCGCTTCATTCCGATCGCGAGAACAGCCGAGCTCTATGGAGAAAAGGCGGCCGCGGCCGATGCTTGGATCGGAGCCGTTCGCTTGGGCTTCGGCAAGATCCCTCTCTACGTCACACTCGGAGGACCGATGGTCTATCTCTACAATGAAGGCCGCGCGGATGATATTCTCTCCATATCCCAGAGCATGTTGCTCTTCGAGCCCTCGAACCCCGACCTGCTCAACAATGTCTCTTATCTCGGCCTGCTCTTGGGCACCACCAAGCCCACCGAAGCCATCGAACGCATTGAGAAGATAGTCGCCGAAAACCCGGGCAAGCTCGAATTGAATTCAACGCTTGCTCTCGCATACATCCTCAACGGCGATCCGAAGAATGCCCAGGAGCGCCTTTTCGCCCAAGGTGCGAGCGAGAAGATCAGCGCCACGACTCAAGCCCTGCTCAAGGCGGCCATCTTGAAGATGACGAACGAGCCGGACCAGGCGAAGCAAATCTATGACGGGGTCGATCGATCGAAACTCATGCCGGTGGAACAGGCCCTCTATGATCGCCTGATCTTGGACAAGAAAGCCGAGGAAAATACGGCCGACGTTTCCCTCGAACAACGGATGGTGAACAAGTCTACAATCGGTTCCGACGAGGCTCCCGCATGGAAGAAAGGTCTCGAACGTGCTGAACAGAAGCGGAATTCCGCTGGTGGATCCGAAGAAAACTATCCGGAATTGCGTGTCCCCGGAATCGAAGATCCGACACAACCCTTTGATAATAAGAAAAATCCGAACTAAATCACTCGGAGCCTTAAATTTTTTATAGACGGATATCTTTCAAAATCGGCGGCACCACTACAGATTCTGCCCCGACATTCCCTCCCGAATTTCCCCCCGTGCGATCCCCCCACCCCTCGGCAGTTCACCGCCATCGTACATTATCGTGGCGACAGCTTGTTGTGACTGGGAGTCAAACGTGGAAGACCTTTCTAAGGGCCTGAGCAACGTTCCCCTGACTAAAAAACCGGCTATTAGCCGGCCCCCTACCCAACCCCCAACAACAAAATGACAAAAGCGATACGCTCCATCCTACTCGGATCCGCGATGCTAGTGGCACCGCAGATCTCATCGGCTGACATCCTCGTCGGGATCTCCGACTGGACTACGGTCAATGACCCCTCGGACCCAACCAAAGTCACCAATTCCGCCAGCAACATCGTCGGCTCCAATGTCGAGGTGAACTTGTATGCCAGCGGCTTGTCCCCGGGCGGATCCAATGACCAGACATGGGGCGACACCAGCCTCACCCCGACGCCTCCGCAGTTTAACGGAACGGCAGTGGGCGACTTCTCCCTGAAGATCGGCGCAACCAGCGCTGTGACCCTCGGACAACTCGTGTTCGACGCCATTTCCTACCAGCCCGGCGCCTCCTTGACGATCAGCTACCTGATCACTCCTGGCGGTGGCAATGACAGCACTGGTACCGGCATCGACCCCATCTCCAACCCGGGCCCGAACCCGTTGGCGCTGATCCACGCCCCGAACAATCCCAATGTGGGTACCGACTCGACCGGCGCTTACACCGGCTACACGGTGCCTCTGGGCAACCTGCTGATCCCGGCTGGCAGCACCATCGAGTTCTTCTTCGCCTACACGGGTGGCCTCATCACCTACACCGACAACTTGGCGGTCACCGCCGTGCCAGAACCGGGCAGCCTGCTCGGCCTCGGCTGCGTCGTGGGTGCCGGTGCCTTCCTCCGCTCGCGCCGTCGCAAGTGAGTTGAAGGTTCCCCTTCGATAAACTCAAAATAGAAAACGGGCTGATCCTAACGGATCAGCCCGTTTTTGTTTCCGGGGAAAATGATCTGTCGACTTAGAAGCCGCCGGAGAATTCCTCGCTGACATTCACCTTCAGCTGCAGGAAGCGGCTCTTCTTCTCGGCCACGCTAAAGCTATCGGTGACCTTCACCCGCTCCCAGATGGGGTCGATCGAAAGCACGTGCTCGGTGGCGGCGGGATTGGTCACCCAGCGGCCCGGCGTGTCGGAGAACTGCACCTGATAGCTGACGCCCGGAGAGTTCACAGCCTTTCGCCTCAGATAGGTGAGGGAGAAGCGCCCGCTCGATTCCTTCCTTGCTGCCGGCAGGCCAGACAGTTCTGCCAAGGTGGTGCCATCGGGATTCGCGAGAGGCACAGCGCCGCTGCGAGTGAGATCCCCGCTATTCGGGGCGATGTTCAGGGCATACTTCACTAGGTTCGAGACCTGATCGCTACCGCTGTCGAGATCGAGCGCGCCGTCTCCAGGCAGTTCGTGGAAAGCACGCCAGGCATCAAGCGAGTTCACGCTGAGATTCGGGGCCGAAGCAGTTCCCCACCAAGTGGCCCAGGCACCGGTGGTGTCCGCCAGCGGCACGGAGTATTGCTGGAGAGACCAGAAGCGGTCGCCATCGGAAGGATCCAGGCAGGACACTGTATTCGGTCCCCACGGATTCACCTGCGCATGCTTCAGGAAATAGGCTTCACCGCTCTTGATGACGACCTCCGGCATCGGCGCGTAGCCACCGCCGTTGGACGGCACGAACATCTTTCCATAGGCCCCCGCATAGGAGGTGGCGGAGAAAGCATTGTAGCCGATAAAGATCTCCTCGTCTCCATTCACCGCGAGGGATGGGAAGGCATGGGAGCGCGCGCCGGTTTCATCATCAATCAAGCCGCGTTGCTGGACCTCGGCAGAGCTGGCGGCGACCCGCCACCACTGGACCGAGCTGCGGTTCGGATTCGCCGCCGGCAGGAATACCGTCTGGGCCACCCACAAGGAACCATCCCGGAAGACCGCAGTCTGCACCCGGTCATCGTAGGTCGCGATCAGGTCGGTGCCGCCAAGCTGCGGGGCATTGCCGTAGAAGGAATCCGTGTCGTTATCATTCGCCGCCCACGCCGGAGCCTTGGGATAGCCGACCTCGACGAGGGATTCCGCTCCCACCGCGCCTTGGATGGCCGTCACGCGGAGGTAACCCGAGCCTTTGACATTCGAGTTCCAGGACTGGACCAGATAGAGGCGCTCTTCATTCGCGTCGAAGGTCTGGACCGGAGTGATGCTGGTGGATGCGTCATCCTCGAAGATCCGGGGAACGATCGCCTGCCCGGCAAGAGCCGCGGCCTTCGGGAAGACCAGGGTGCGATGAACGCTGGTGCGGTAGTTCGTATCGAGGACGAAGGCACCCACGGCGATCCACTTTTTGTTGTATCCCAAGGTGAGGGATTGGATGGAAGGCGTGAAGGTGCTGCTGCCGATGGCTGCCATGTCGAAGCGCCAGGAGCGCCAGGCACCCGTAGGATCGCTTCCCTGGGAGACGGCGACCAGCAAGGCGAAGGTCCGCGCATCCCAAGCACTGTCCGGCACAACGCGTGCCGCGGCGATCGCGATCCAGCGCTGGCTGGAGGAATCATAAATCACGTGGGGCTGGCTCACGTCAGCCGCGGCGAAGGCCGGGTTCAAGGCCTGCCACCAGACATCAAGCTTCTGGCGCAGGACGGAGGCACCGTCCTTCGTCTGCACGTGCACCTCGGTCTCCTGCATCGAGAAGACATGGGCCGGACCCACGGCACCTGCGGCGCCGGATACGGGACTACCAAGCAAGGCTGTCTCCGAGACGGCCTGGAAGCCGAAGGAGGATGGAACACCGGCCAGCGCATTGGAGGCGTGGGCCGAGAGGCCGCTCGCTACCAGCAGCAGCGAGGTCAGGAAACGGCGGAAAAGAGAAGAGTTCATGGATGTGCGAAGGTTCGTCATTCGGTTTTCCTCTTCCTTAGTTGGGCGCGTGCACGCCGTTCTTTCCCCCATCGGAGTAATCGACCACCTTGGTGACACCGTGGGTTGATCCTTGGGTGCTACCGCCTTGATCCACGCCGGACATGTCGACCGAGAGGAACTGCTCCACCACCACGCCATCGGCCCGGTTCTTCGCCAGTTTCATCTTCGAGCCATAGGCATCCGTCCAAATCTTCGTCTGACCACTGCGGTTGATCAGGTTCAGGCGGTCCAGCTCCAGGAAGCGTGTCGCCCCGCGGTAGGGTGAGCGTGGATCGTTCCAAGGAACGGGTTGCACTCCCGGGAGGGCGCGCACGGCTGCCCCGCTGAGCAGCTTCGAAGTCTCCGGCCAAGGGCCTTGGCCCACCCGGTTGTAGAGCGGGCTCGTGGGATCGTAGCAGAGCTCGACCGTCCGGCCCAGATGGTTGGCGGTCGTGGCGCTGTAGTAGCGCGCCGGATCCACCACGCTGAAGTAAATGTGATGGGAGATTCTTACCGGATAGGTCTTGTCGGTGGGATCATAGATCCACTGCTCAGGCCCACCATTCCACGTCTCCAAGTGACCCCAACCTGCGTGTGCCTCCTTCATGCTCCGGAGCGATGGGATGATTCGCAAGACGCTGCCACGCGGCTGATCCGCCGGGGAGGGATCCGGTGAAGCCAGGGAGACCACTTCCTTTTCCCCGGCCGCGGCATCATGAAACTTGTTGGCCCCTCCGAAGGAGTGAATCGTGCGCCACTTGAACTCCAGCGGACCGGAGTCGTGCTTCGCGTGGATCACCAGTTCGTGGGATGGATTGGTCATCGCATCCGCGCCATGCGAGCCTTGGTGAAGCTTGATCAGCATGTCCACCGTGCCTCCCTTGCTCAGCGGCGTGTTGTTCGACACGGTCACCTTGTGCCCCACGTGGTCCTCATTCCGGCTGCACATGCCGGGAGTGTCGCAGCCGCAGGTGGCCAGCATCTCATTCACGTAGCCGAAGGCGATGGCACCGGCCGAAGGATAAAGGTCCGATGTCGATTGATCATCGCCGTGCTCATGGCCGAAGGTGACCTTCAGGCCCGTCTCCGGATTCGTCACGGCCGGCGGGTGCCACGTGTCGTAGGCCTTTCCGTCCGGACCATAGGTCCAGTAAGACTCATGCAGCCACATCGGCGCGGTGTCGTAGGGAGCGACCGGTCGCCACAGCCGATACGCCTTTGAAAAAGGCACCGATGGCGGTGGCAGGAGTGCCCGGCCTTTTGGCGCGGGTGGTGGTGGCGCCTCGGCACCGGACAATCGCACCCCTCCGAGGGTGGCAACTGCTAGGGCAAGGGTCAGGCGGGTTGGGACAATGAAGGCTGGCATGGCTGGGACTAGCTATCCCCCCGGCAGCCTGATCGGATCTCAGGCTACTTGGAGAATCGGGTGAAACCGCCGGGCAGGGCATTCCGAAGTCCTTGTCTTGTTCACTCCGCGCAGGTGTTTCACGGAAAGAGGGCAGACTTGGTTGTCGCGGTCCGATCGATCTTTTTGGCGGCGACTGATCGATCGCATCGCAGCTTGGACAGAACACATCTCTGCAAATTTTTAGAAATCCTACAATCGGTAAAATCACCGACACGTAATTTCAAGAAAACCGAAATAGCATCGCAAATCCGGCCACCAAGCTCCCCTTTTCTTTTCAAATCAAGCGATTGGAGATTCGGCCCGGGCCCGTTCTGGAGGGGGATTCTTTTTTTCGAAATCGCTGCGATTTCTTGAAAGATCCTGCTCCAACCTCAAAATTCCGCTAAGTTTGGAACTTATTGAACAAATTGAGCGCAGAATTGTCGGGACTTTTCCCGACAGTAGATAGGGAACTTAGAGATATCGATAAATACCCTATTAATACCCCATATCTCCAAGAAGATACCGCACAGCGTCTATGAGGGAAGGCGGGACATCCCGGAAAACTCGGGAGCGCGGGCCGGAAGAGAGGCCTCCAAGTTGGGGGCGCGGATCATTCCGGGGAATCCCCTGACGCCGCCCCGCCACCGGAACGGCTCCTCAACATTCAGGGGCGAGCTGGTGCAACCACTCTGAAACGGGACCGCTTACCCAGGCACCGACCGGCATCAGAGATGCCGCGCACCCTAACGGGTAAAAAAGGGCAAAAGAGCATGCCCTAACAAACAAACCTAACAGCTCCTCAGGCATTCGCCTGAGGATGGAACAAGTGTGAAAGCAAACACCTGAAAAGCGGGAGAATCCCGCTGCCTCAGCAACTCAGCAACGAGTCACCGGCTTCGGTGGCTTCGGATCGCAATCCCACGGGGGCTTTGGCGGATCGTCGCAGCGATCGTCGTGATCGCCATGATGGTCGCGATCCTTGTCTTTGTCTTTGTCCTTATCCTTGTCCTTGTCGCGATCTTTGTCTTTGTCCTTGTCTTTGTCCTTGTCTTTGTCCTTATCGTTCTTGTCACGATCATCCTTGTCGTTCTTGTCATTCTTATCGTGATCCCGATCATCACGATCGTTACCGCGATTTCCACTGCTGCTGCTGTGACTATTGCTATTGCTGCTGCTAGTGGAAGTTCCGAACCAAGAGAACAAGTTCAACCACGATGAACTCGTCGCCATGGCTGAAGAAGAAAGGCCAATGAGGAGTGCTAGACTTAGCAGGGGGGATGCTTTCATCGCGATTTTTATAGTTCGAAGATGTGCCCGAGGTCAAGCCGAAGGACCGCAATGTCACGGGTTCTTTTTCTCATTCTCCGGTGAAGCGGGCAGAGGCGGTGCGAAATCGGGGCGCTGCTGCATGAAGTTCTTCACTGCATCTGACGAGCCACGACGGCTCCACATCTCCAACAGGACGCCGCGTTCTTCCGGAGTCAGCTTGTCGGCCGGGAGTTGCGGGAAGAAATAATCGACCGCAGCCGGAGGCGAATAGCGCAGCCACTGCTCCAAGCGTCCGAAGTCGTGGCTGGAGAACTCGAACGCAATCGGTGCCAGATCCGGATTTGCCGCGGCGTCCGCGAAGAGGTTCTCGTAGATATTCTTCACCGCGTGCTGCGTCCCGGGAACGCGCCGCTCCTCTGCCGCGGAGTGTTGCAGCGCGAGTTCCCACAGCGCCTTCACATGATCGGGATCGCGCGTGGCCCACATGCCGGCCTGCTTCAGCAGCATGCGGCTTTGCTGCGGCGCGAGCAGGCGCTGGATCGCAAAGGCTTGGCGCGCGGTTTCCTCCCCGCCATTGAAATAGAGCGCGATCACCCCGCTCACGAATTGCAGCGAGGGATCCAGCGGCTCGATCATCGCGGCACCCTCGATACAAGTGCGCGCAAGCCGCAAGGGATCCTCGTCCTTCGCCGGCCGGTAGGCGATGCCGGTCTCGCGGGCCGCCTCATGCGCGGCGCGATCCTTCTCGCGGAGCTCTTCCGCCCGCTGGCGCTCGCTGCTCGCGATCACGGAAGGCAGCACGGGCCGCCCGCTCATCTGTGCGCCGAGGAGAAGAAGACCAAGCAGCCCGAGCGGTAATCCCGCGACTTTCCAGCCGATCCTTCCAAGCCGTGAAGGCGGTGCGGTGCCACGCGTGGTCCCCTGCTCCAAGGGCCGCAGCGAGATCGCCAGCAACAGCGCCGCCACCAGTACCAGTCCACTGCGGTGGCCGGGGATATCGATGAAGCCATGGAGGCCTAACAGCATGGCCGCGACCAGGCAGGCGACGCGTAGCGCACGGCTACGCCCCTGCCGGGCAGCGCGGAAGGCCATGAAGAAAACCAGTGCGACGCCGGCAGCCAGGCACAGTGCGGCGGGCCAGCCGTGCTCCGCAGCCACCATCAGCCAATCGCTTTCGGGGTGCAGGCAAGGCGTCTCGCCGGAGACCGGGGTGAGCTTCCGGTACTGCGGGAAAATCCACGCGAACTGCCCGGGCCCGACCCCGCACCACGGTTCCGCGCTGATCATTCCCAGCGCGTCCTGCTGGATGCCAAGGCGTGCATCCTTTGCTACGACATTCGTCGTACCATCCTTCGAAAGCACCGCCATGAGCCGGTGCTTCACGGGCGTGTCCATCACCATCAATCCCCCGCCCAGGCCGAGGATGAGCAGAAGGATCGCCTTTCCCGTATTACCACGCAGATAGCGCATCCCGGCCAAGGGCAGCCAGAACAGGAAGCCCGCCGCCACCAGCAGCACGCCTGCACGGCTTTCGGAGACACTCAGGATGGCATAGAGGAAAAGCGCCAGCGCGAGGGCGGAGATCGCGATCCCTACCTTGTTCTTGTGCCCCATCGCCTGCATCAGGCACCCCCATGCCACCAGCACCGCCATCGACAGCAAGGTCGCCGTGTGGTTGCGGTTCGGGAAAAAGCCGAAGACCGTTTCATCTCCCCCGCCCGGCTTGTGGAGCGCCAGCGCCGCCGCGGCCCAGAGCGCACAAAAGACCACGAAAGCCAGGGCGATCCCCCGCTGCACGCGGCTATCTCCCCGATGGCCTAACAGGAAAAGCCCGAGCAGCGCGGCCACGGCGATCCCGCACAGCGCTTCCGCGGCCAACGGCACCTGCACGATCGCCAGCGGCCCGGTATTCAGGCCGAGCGATTCCAGATCCTGCCGCCAAGCCGGCATCCCGGCCCAGCCGCGCGGCATGAACCCGGCAAGCGATAGCCCCAGGAAGCCGAGGCCGAAGAGCCACCAGACCAGTGGCAAGCGGGCGACCGGGGGAAAGAGCACGAAGAGCACGCCGGCCCCCGTACACAGGATTCCTAAAAGGAGTTGGGCGGGCATCTCCGGGAAGGCGAGCGCCAGCATCGCCATGGCAAGCGCCGCAGCGAATGATAAGGTCGAACGTTGCCCGGGAGACCAGCGGACGGATGGGGTGGGAAGTCGCATCTGGGGGAGACCGGTGGAAGATGATAGCCATTCCCGGGAAGATGAAGCCGAAAAGATGCGAGCCCCTTTCTTCCTTCCCGCGCTTTGCCCTTCCGCCGCCACGCCATTCCGGTTAGAAGACGCGCGCCTTCCCCTCCCCACGAGGAAATCGTGAATCTCATCCTGATCAACCAGTACTATCCGCCCGACGTCGCTCCCACCGGATTGATGTTGGAGGCGGTGGCGGAAGAACTCGCCGCGCTCGGCCATCACGTCACCATCCTCTGCTCGCGCGGCGGATACGGCGGGCAAAAGGACGACGCGGCAGGCCCGCGCTCCACGAGCGATGGCATCGAGGTCCTGCGCTGCTGGTCCACGGCCTATGGCCGCCGGGGCTTTCTCGGAAAGATCGCGGACTACGCCTCCTTCTACCTCGGGGTGGCATGGGGGCTCTGCACGGCACGCCGCCCGGACCGCGTGGTGGCGCTGACCACGCCGCCCTATCTCTCCGTGATGGCGCGGGTGTTCTCGAAACTCCTGGGCGCCGATCACGCGCACTGGGTGATGGATCTTTATCCGGACGTCATGTCCGCCCACGGGCTGCTCGATGCTCGCAGCATCCCCTACCGGCTCCTTTCCCGCGTGGCCCGCTTCGGTTTCGGAGGCAGCCGCTGTGCGGAAGTGATCACGCTGGGTCCTGATATGGCGAAGCTCACGGGCCACTATACTCCCGATCATGTCGCGCTTTCGTGGATCCCGCTCTGGGGCACGGAGTCGGTGGAGGAGAATGAGGGCGATGCCGAGGAGCAGACGCGTGCACTGCGCCGGAAGCGCGACTGGGGTGATGACGAGACGATCGTGATGTACTCCGGAAACATGGGCCTGGGTCATCGCTTCGGCGAAATCCTGGACGCCGCGGCCGGCTTTCGCCGCGGCTCTGGCTTGCGCTTCGTATTCTTCGGCGAAGGAAAACGCCGGAAGGAGATCGAAGAATTCATCGCCCGCCATCCGGAAGCGCCGGTGGAGTTGCACGGCTATGTCCCGCGCGATGAACTGGCCGGCCATCTCCGGAGTGCCGATGTCCACCTCGCCTCGCTCGAACCGGCATGGGATGGCACGATGGTGCCCAGCAAGCTGCAGGGAATTTTTGCCGCGGGCCGTCCGGTGATCTTCGTCGGCACCCATGCATCGTCGATCGGCACCTGGGTCCGCGAGAGCGGCGGCGGCTGGGTCGTCGAGCCCGGCGATTCACAAGCGATGAAAGCCGCGCTCGAGCAAGCCATGGATGAAGGCCAATGCGAAACCCGCGGGACCTTTGCCCAGGGATTTTCCTCCGCTCATTTCGACAAGCGGAGGAATTCGCAAGAGGTCGCCCGCTTGATGGTGCGGAAGCGTTAGAGGAAATTCAGGAGGCTTCGCTCCGCAGGGATCCCGCCCGCGCCGCGAGCAAGCGGCGGCATCCATCGATCCCCTCCCGAAAGCAAAGAAGCGACGCGGGTTGCGTCGCTTCCTTTTTGAAAACCACTGCTCGCCCCGCCATCGGGGCAATGGAATCACGCGTGGCGCAGCTCGACCGTGCGCGGCGGGATCGGAAGCAGCTCCGGCACTTCGTCGCCGGCATCTGCCGGGCGAGGCGTGAAAGAAGTCGGCTCCAGCAGGCACTGCGCATTCATCTCCGGCTGCCAGCGGCTGATCTCCATGCCGAGCTCGCGGGCCACGGTGAGGATCTCTTCGTAGCGCTCCTCCGGCATGACGCTGGAGGTGATGAGGATGCTATTGGCACGGGTGCGTGCCACCACTTCGCGAAGGTTTGAGAAGCCGCCGAGGATCGGGAAACCGCGCATGCGGCGACCGCGAAGCCTCTCGCTGTCATCAATGAAGCCGACGAAATGATAGTCCTGCCAGGTCTCCGGACGGCACAGGCGCAGGTGGCAGAGGAACAACTCGCCGAGGTCCCCCGCTCCGTAAAGGAGGGTCGTGCGGGAGGAGCGCTTGCCACGCAGGCGGCGCTTGCGGTGCATCGTGTCGATAACGCTTTCCTGAAGCATCGCGCCCATGCAGCGCGGGGCGAAGACGGCGAGTCCGCCCAGCGTGAGGGCGGAGAGATGCACCAGCGCATCCCGGAAGCTCAAGTCATAGCTGGCGGAGCCTTTCAGCGCGAAGCTCACCGCCACGCCGCACATCAGCCACAGGCCGCACTCCGCGAAGTCATGCGCGGAAGCCCGCGTCCAGCGGCGCGAATGAGCCTTCGCCAAGGACAGGCCGACCACCGAGCAGGTGGTAAAGAGCGCTGCAGTCCCCAGCGTGCCCTGCCAATCGACAGGCCGGATCATCGCCTTCGACTGCGCCCATGAAACCAGAACGGCAGCCGAGAAAAGCACCACGATGTCATAGCCCAGATAGCGCAGCATCGAGTGGCGGTAGCTCTGCGGCTTCCGCGTCAGGGTGCGCAGGCCGCGTCCGCTCGCGAGGAACTCCACCGGTGCCAGATAGCGCATGCCTACCAGCGCGATGATCACCAGGCCGACCACCGAGACGGTCAGCAGGTTGGCACCGCCCACGATCGGCAGCAGTGCCAGCGTGGAGGTGACGATCGCCAGACCGTAGATGAGGAATGCGGCCTGCTTCTGGTTGAAGCCCCAGCTCAGCAAGCGGTGGTGAAGGTGATCGCGGTCCGGTCCGAAGATCTTGATGCCCGGCTTCGAGTCCGCCACCCGGCGCGCGGCGCGGCGCCACACGGCCAAGGCCACATCCAGCAGCGGCACACCACCGACCAGCAGCGGCAGCAAGAGACCTGCCACCACGGCATTCCGGCCGACCACACTCGTGCCGACGGAGGCGATGAAGAAACCGATCAGCATCGAGCCGGTATCACCGAGGAAGATCTTGGCCGGATGGAAATTGTAGCGCAGGAAGCCGATCAGGGCGACGGCCATCAAGGCGATGACGAAGGCGCTTTCCGCACGTCCCTTCACCGTGGCCAGCACGGTCAGGATCAGCAGCGCGATCATCGCCAGCCCGCCGCACAGGCCGTCCATGCCGTCGATCAGGTTGAAGGCATTCACCAGCAGGACGGTCCAGGCCACGTGGATCCCGAGGTCGATGATCCACGGGATCTGATAGCCCATGAAGACACCGGCTCCCGCGGGATTGTGGAAGAACATGATCACCGCCGCAGCAGCTTGCACGGCCAGCTTGAAGTAAGCCGAGACACCGCTGTGGTCATCCTTCACGCCGACCAGCACCAGCAGCACGGCACCCGCCATGAAGTGCGGCAGCCAGTGCGGCCCCAGCACCTCGGAAAACGCATCCGTCTTCCAGTGCAGCACCAGCATCCCCACCGCCATGGTGATGAAGAGGCCGAGTCCACCCGCACGCGGGATGGGTTTCACATGGATGCGGCGCTCGCCGGGGTGATCCACCAGACCCATCTTGGGGCCCAAATGAATCATCAGCCGCGTCATTGCCATCGACACGGGCAGCGCGCACGCGATCACTATCCAGGACCAGAAAAGTTCCGACATTTGGGGGGAGCGGGGGATTTGGGGGAGAACAGCGTCGGTCTTGAGAGGACCGACGCCGGGCGTTTTGTTATATCATCAAGCCGCATCCTCAAGAACAGAGGGGTGAAAATCGGCCAGCATCTTCCGCATTTCCCCTCACCCGTTAGGTTCACATCTAACCGAACAACATGACCCACACTCCAGATTCGTTAGGTTCAGAATCTAACGAACATCGGAAACCCAAAAACCTAACACTTATTTTGAATGACTTGCAGAAGCACCGGGGCGGAAGCACTCGGGAGACCGGGCCTCCCAAATCACGGCCCTAACGGCCCGAGAGCCGGTGAAAGAAACTTTTGTAAATTGTTAGGAAATTTCAATCCCCTACCCTTATTGATACCCGGCGGACCACCGGATTTGCGACATGGTCCAGCAATCACCGAACCAATAAAACAATTCAGGATATCAAAATAGCATAGGATTTTCGGTTATTTACCGGCGGATATCCGGAGACCGCCTGAAACCGGCCTGCCCTCCTCCCGGTCGGCACGCTGGCATCTGCCCCCGGTGACAAATCCCGGAGTCACATCCGCTCGCGGAGCGTGTATAGGGGCTGGGGATCTCCATGCGCTTTCGTCTCCATCGCTCGCTCCTCTTCTGGCTCGGCCTGCCCGGCTTCCTTTTCATCCTTTGGTCTTGGAAGGACTCGATCACGCACCGGTCCGGACTCATCCGCACCTGCTTCATGACGAAAAACGGCGGCACCATCGGCATCAGTGAGACCCTCGGCCCGGCCCACTGTTCCTTC
This portion of the Luteolibacter luteus genome encodes:
- a CDS encoding MraY family glycosyltransferase, with protein sequence MSELFWSWIVIACALPVSMAMTRLMIHLGPKMGLVDHPGERRIHVKPIPRAGGLGLFITMAVGMLVLHWKTDAFSEVLGPHWLPHFMAGAVLLVLVGVKDDHSGVSAYFKLAVQAAAAVIMFFHNPAGAGVFMGYQIPWIIDLGIHVAWTVLLVNAFNLIDGMDGLCGGLAMIALLILTVLATVKGRAESAFVIALMAVALIGFLRYNFHPAKIFLGDTGSMLIGFFIASVGTSVVGRNAVVAGLLLPLLVGGVPLLDVALAVWRRAARRVADSKPGIKIFGPDRDHLHHRLLSWGFNQKQAAFLIYGLAIVTSTLALLPIVGGANLLTVSVVGLVIIALVGMRYLAPVEFLASGRGLRTLTRKPQSYRHSMLRYLGYDIVVLFSAAVLVSWAQSKAMIRPVDWQGTLGTAALFTTCSVVGLSLAKAHSRRWTRASAHDFAECGLWLMCGVAVSFALKGSASYDLSFRDALVHLSALTLGGLAVFAPRCMGAMLQESVIDTMHRKRRLRGKRSSRTTLLYGAGDLGELFLCHLRLCRPETWQDYHFVGFIDDSERLRGRRMRGFPILGGFSNLREVVARTRANSILITSSVMPEERYEEILTVARELGMEISRWQPEMNAQCLLEPTSFTPRPADAGDEVPELLPIPPRTVELRHA